One window of Candidatus Neomarinimicrobiota bacterium genomic DNA carries:
- a CDS encoding NTP transferase domain-containing protein, whose translation MYAVIMAGGRGTRFWPYSRTNRPKQLLKIIGKETMLQMTVDRLKKLKSVEGIFIVTGKDLAPLIQKEIKGISKKNIIVEPSGKNTAPCIGLAALRIKQIDENGVMGIFPADHLIVGHRLFQKALFTGSRIAKQHDSLVTIGITPSYPSTGYGYIQHGTRRIKGFQNAYKVKTFAEKPHLNLATRFINSGDFLWNGGMFIWKVSALLNQIGIHMPELGDHLYQIQTLKKKKKSITGVWDQISPESIDYGLMEKSDHVHVIKAEFKWSDVGSWNSVFDLSPKNKDGNVIRGDATSIDGKNNFIESNGRFTAVVGVNDLVVINSEDATLVVPREKVEDVKLLVDFLSSKNRDDLL comes from the coding sequence ATGTATGCTGTCATTATGGCTGGTGGGAGAGGAACTCGATTTTGGCCATACAGCCGTACCAACCGGCCCAAACAGCTATTGAAGATCATCGGTAAAGAAACCATGCTTCAGATGACCGTTGACAGGCTCAAGAAACTGAAATCTGTTGAAGGTATTTTTATTGTAACAGGTAAAGATTTAGCTCCCCTAATCCAAAAAGAAATTAAAGGAATCAGCAAAAAAAATATTATTGTGGAGCCATCAGGGAAAAATACTGCTCCATGTATTGGTCTTGCCGCTTTAAGGATTAAACAAATTGATGAGAATGGGGTGATGGGAATTTTTCCGGCCGATCATCTTATTGTTGGGCATCGGCTATTTCAAAAGGCACTTTTCACAGGATCGAGGATCGCAAAGCAACATGACTCTCTCGTAACCATTGGCATTACACCTAGCTATCCGTCCACCGGATATGGATATATCCAACATGGCACACGACGGATTAAAGGATTTCAAAATGCCTACAAGGTGAAGACATTTGCGGAAAAACCCCACCTAAACTTGGCAACTCGATTTATTAACAGTGGAGATTTTCTTTGGAACGGAGGCATGTTTATTTGGAAAGTTTCTGCATTATTAAATCAAATTGGAATTCACATGCCCGAATTAGGAGACCATCTTTATCAAATCCAGACATTGAAAAAAAAGAAAAAATCTATTACAGGTGTTTGGGATCAAATTTCCCCAGAATCTATTGATTATGGGCTTATGGAGAAGTCAGATCATGTGCATGTAATTAAAGCAGAATTTAAATGGAGTGACGTTGGTTCTTGGAACTCGGTTTTTGATTTATCTCCTAAAAATAAAGATGGAAATGTGATTCGCGGAGATGCAACGTCCATTGATGGAAAGAATAATTTTATTGAAAGCAATGGACGGTTCACAGCTGTTGTTGGAGTGAATGATCTTGTAGTTATTAATTCTGAGGATGCAACACTTGTGGTGCCGCGAGAAAAGGTAGAAGATGTAAAATTACTAGTTGATTTTTTGAGTTCAAAAAACAGGGACGATTTGCTTTGA